Proteins found in one Aethina tumida isolate Nest 87 chromosome 1, icAetTumi1.1, whole genome shotgun sequence genomic segment:
- the LOC109596349 gene encoding plastin-2, producing MASNGTEIQQLTEEERNEIREKFFKIDQNGDGFIDLKEIRDALEHIGIKIPGYQSRQIEDEFKKKDKSRDGKLSYDEFEKLCLDFRNKDVAKTFRTAVSKRENLTHLGGTSEASNVGTTHSVRVEERLAFSDWINSNLQHDPDLKNLLPIDAEGVNLYEKVKDGILLCKIINHSCPDTIDERTINKGNKMTLYTKLENLTLALASASAIGCNVINIDAHSLEKGTPHLVLGLLWQIIRIGLFNQITLEHCPGLTTLLGEDEEIGDLLKLSPEAILLRWVNYHLERAGVQKRVHNFQSDVVDSEAYTHLLKQIAPPEAGVTTEALMERDYLSRAEIMLQQAAKLGCRAFVTPQDVVNGTYKLNLAFVANLFNNHPRLEQQNGTTEFETIETREERTYRNWMNSIGVSPRVNWLYSDLSDGLIVFQLFDIIQPGVVEWNRVTRKFTERKKFMEKLENCNYAVELGKKVKFSLVGIAGQDISEGNVTLTLALVWQLMRAYTLSVLKELAKSDSPIVEKEIVTWVNQKLEAAGKKSSIKGFQDPIIADAKVVIDLIDAIKPGAINYDLVKTGGQEENLENAKYAISMSRKIGARAYALPEDIVEVKPKMVMTVFACLMALDYHPNMGDNRQ from the exons ATGGCTTCCAATGGTACGGAGATACAGCAGTTGACCGAAGAGGAACGCAACGAAATAAGGGAGAAGTTTTTTAAG ATTGACCAAAACGGCGATGGATTCATCGACCTGAAAGAAATCAGAGACGCCCTGGAGCACATCGGCATCAAAATTCCTGGCTACCAGTCCAGACAAATAGAAGACGAATTCAAAAAGAAAGACAAATCACGCGACGGCAAACTGTCGTACGACGAATTCGAGAAACTGTGTCTGGATTTCAGGAACAAGGACGTGGCCAAGACGTTCCGGACGGCGGTTTCGAAACGCGAGAATCTTACGCACTTGGGCGGCACGTCTGAAGCTTCGAACGTGGGCACGACACATTCGGTCAGAGTTGAAGAACGACTTGCCTTCTCTGACTGGATCAATTCCAATCTGCAGCACGATCCGGACCTGAAGAATTTGCTGCCCATCGATGCGGAGGGCGTCAACCTTTACGAAAAGGTTAAGGATGGCATACTTTTGTG taaaatcaTCAACCACTCATGCCCCGACACAATCGACGAGAGAACAATAAACAAAGGCAACAAAATGACTCTATACACAAAACTGGAAAATTTGACCCTTGCCTTGGCATCAGCTTCAGCCATCGGCTGCAACGTGATCAATATTGACGCACACAGTTTGGAAAAGGGAACTCCCCACTTGGTTCTTGGCCTTTTGTGGCAGATCATTCGCATCGGTCTGttcaatcaaattacattGGAACATTGTCCCGGTCTGACAACCCTTCTTGGTGAAGATGAAGAGATTGGAGACCTCCTTAAACTGTCACCAGAAGCCATCCTCCTCAGATGGGTCAACTACCACCTGGAACGTGCCGGTGTGCAGAAACGTGTTCACAACTTCCAAAGCGACGTGGTCGATTCGGAAGCTTATACTCACTTGTTGAAGCAAATCGCTCCCCCAGAGGCTGGTGTTACCACTGAAGCTCTTATG GAGAGGGATTACCTGTCTAGGGCCGAGATAATGTTGCAACAAGCTGCCAAACTTGGTTGTAGAGCTTTTGTAACTCCACAAGACGTTGTAAACGGAACCTACAAATTGAACTTGGCCTTCGTTGCGAACTTGTTCAACAATCATCCAAGATTGGAGCAACAAAACGGCACAACCGAGTTCGAGACCATCGAGACGAGAGAAGAAAGAA CTTACAGAAACTGGATGAACTCCATCGGTGTATCCCCTCGCGTCAACTGGTTGTATTCAGACCTGTCTGACGGTTTGATTGTGTTCCAATTGTTTGACATCATTCAGCCGGGAGTGGTGGAATGGAACCGGGTCACCCGTAAATTCACAGAAAGGAAGAAGTTCATGGAGAAGCTGGAGAATTGCAACTACGCCGTGGAACTCGGAAAGAAGGTCAAGTTTTCGCTGGTCGGAATTGCTGGACAAGACATATCAGAGGGAAACGTTACCTTGACTCTTGCATTAGTCTGGCAACTGATGAGAGCTTACACACTGTCGGTATTAAAGGAGCTGGCCAAATCTGACAGTCCCATTGTCGAGAAAGAGATCGTCACGTGGGTTAACCAGAAACTTGAAGCTGCTGGCAAAAAGTCTTCCATTAAAGGCTTCCAAGATCCCATTATTGCTGATGCTAAAGTGGTTATTGACTTAATTGATGCTATTAAGCCGGGTGCTATTAACTATGATTTAGTTAAAACTGGTGGACAAGAG GAAAACCTCGAAAACGCAAAATACGCGATATCCATGTCGCGTAAGATAGGTGCTAGGGCATACGCTCTGCCTGAAGATATTGTTGAAGTGAAACCTAAGATGGTGATGACTGTTTTTGCCTGTTTGATGGCTCTGGACTATCACCCCAATATGGGAGATAACCGACAGTAA